The genomic DNA GAATACTCTGTTTGAAATTCGAATCTCTAGGGTTTCGATTAACGGTTATTTGAATCTAATCGTTTGGGTTTTAAACTTTTTAATCAATGACGAGACAACAAATCGTGATCCACCGGTCACCAATGGAGCGGCGGCAGCTTCTACTAAATCCAgaaccttcatcatcatcatcatctcgatCTCACCGGTTAGCAGAACTCGCCGGAGGAACAACGGCGGAATGCGCAGCAGTAGTATGTTGCTTCCCGTGCACAGTAGTCAACATTCTAGTACTAGCAGTGTACAAAGTTCCGGCAGGTTTATGCCGGAAAGCGTTGAAGCGGAAGCGCCGGAGGAGACTGTTGAAGAACGGATTGTTGGTTCAGAACAGTGGTGACGTCAGCGATGGGAACAAGTCCGGTCACCGGATTAGTATAGATGCTGCGGAGTTTGTTGAGTTGTTTAAGGTGAAAC from Helianthus annuus cultivar XRQ/B chromosome 7, HanXRQr2.0-SUNRISE, whole genome shotgun sequence includes the following:
- the LOC110868456 gene encoding uncharacterized protein LOC110868456, whose protein sequence is MTRQQIVIHRSPMERRQLLLNPEPSSSSSSRSHRLAELAGGTTAECAAVVCCFPCTVVNILVLAVYKVPAGLCRKALKRKRRRRLLKNGLLVQNSGDVSDGNKSGHRISIDAAEFVELFKVKPVVDDEFVELENEMWEKFYGTGFWRSLSQRVN